From Micromonospora nigra, one genomic window encodes:
- a CDS encoding MerR family transcriptional regulator produces MTESYSIAEMVARTGLTAHTLRYYERAGLIEPPPRERNGHRRYTAADLGMITILTKLRATGMPIEGMRRYSALCRQGPGNEADRRALLLEHREQVLSRLDQLQADLAVVDRKIEMYAPVTASAADAGRSETVCPAVRSRRSVVA; encoded by the coding sequence ATGACCGAGAGCTACTCCATCGCCGAGATGGTGGCCCGAACCGGCCTCACCGCTCACACGCTGCGCTACTACGAGCGGGCCGGATTGATCGAACCGCCACCGCGGGAGCGGAACGGGCACCGCCGCTACACCGCGGCCGACCTGGGGATGATCACCATCTTGACGAAGCTGCGGGCGACAGGGATGCCGATCGAGGGAATGCGCCGCTACTCGGCGCTCTGCCGGCAGGGCCCCGGCAACGAGGCCGACCGCCGGGCGCTGCTGCTCGAGCACCGCGAGCAGGTGCTCAGCCGCCTTGATCAGTTGCAGGCGGATCTCGCGGTCGTCGACCGGAAGATCGAGATGTACGCGCCGGTCACCGCGAGCGCAGCGGACGCTGGCCGGTCGGAGACCGTGTGCCCAGCCGTTCGGAGCCGCCGGTCCGTCGTGGCGTGA